The genomic DNA GGCAAATTAAATTTTAGTAACACGCATTTGCTTCAAGCTCCAAAACTTCCTAAGCGATAAATTCTCAGCAATAATTCAATTCTTTAATGCAATTTTGTTTCGTATTATTTCCAATTATGCTAAAATAATAATATGAACTTCGGTATTTAAGTTATAAAACTTTTGTGGGGTAAAAAAAACATGGTAACTATAGGCATTGATCTAGGCACAACAAATAGCCTTGTATCTTATTGGAGTGAAAAGGGTCCAGTAATTATTCCAAATGTACTAGGCTCAAATCTGACACCTTCAGTGGTCAGCATCAATGACCAGAACGAAATACTGGTAGGTGAAGTTGCACAGCAACGGCTCATTACGCATCCTAATTTGACTGCTTCAACTTTCAAAAGATATATGGGAACAAAAAAGAGATACCAATTAGGTAAATATACCTTTTCACCTGAAGAACTCACCTCATTTTTGTTAAGCGTCCTAAAAGCAGATGCAGAAGCTTATTTAAGTCAAGAGGTACATAACGCTGTCATTAGTATTCCTGCTTATTTTAATGATTCGCAAAGAAGGGCTACCAAGCAAGCCGCTGAACTCGCTGGGTTAAAGGTTGAACGATTAATCAGTGAGCCCACAGCTGCTGCAATTTGTTATGGTCTTCACCAGCAAGCCTCGGAGACTAAATTTATGATATTTGACTTAGGTGGTGGAACTTTTGATGTTTCAATTTTAGAATTGTTTGAAGGAGTTATGGAAGTAAGGTCCATTTCAGGTGATAGTTTTCTTGGAGGAGAGGATTTTACCAATTTACTTATTTCAGATTTTGCGGAAGTCAATCAAATTAATCTGCAGACCCTTGATTCGAAAACAAAGGCTGCTCTTTACAAACAAGCTGAACTTTGCAAACGTCAACTTAGCGAAAAGATCTGCGCGATAATAAATCTAACAATAAAAGAAAAACACTTTGAATATGTTATAAACCGCTCTGACTTTGATAAGCTTGCAACTAATCTTATGTTACGAATGCGTCAACCTATGAATCGTGCTCTTAATGATTCGAGTCTTGTACCAGAAGAATTAAATGCTGTTATCCTAATTGGCGGCGCTACTCGTATGCCAATTATTAAATCTATCATAACCAAAATGTTTCATAGATTGCCTTATTCTAATATCAACCCTGATGAGGCTGTAGCTTTAGGTGCAGCCATTCAGATAGCACTAAAAGAAAGAAATGAAGCTTTAAATGAGATTATTCTAACAGATGTTTGCCCATTTACACTCGGTACTTCGGTTGCAAAACAGGTAGGTAACGGAAAAATGATAGGAGGTTGTTTTTTCCCGATCATTGAAAGAAATACAATCATACCTGTTAGTCGTGTTGAGCGACTTACTACTTGTCATGATTATCAAGATATTATCGTAATTGATATATTTCAGGGTGAGAACCATAACGTTGATGAAAATGTTAAACTTGGGAAATTACAAATCTCTGTGCCTGCAGCACCAGCTGGAATGGAATCTGTAGATGTGCGTTACACTTACGATATTAACGGCATTTTAGAAGTTGAATTGACGACAATCAGTACAGGAGAAGTGAAAAGGATAGTTATTGAAAACAGCCCCGGAAACATGTCAAAAAAAGAAATAGATGCAATACTACGAAACTTAAAAGGCTTAAAGATTAACCCTAGAGATAAAACAGAAAATCGATTACTCATTGCAAAGGGTGAAAGATTATTCGAAGAAACTTTAGGAGATAGACGCCGTTATATTGGAGAACTATTAGCAAAGTTTGAGTATACTCTTTCTCTCCAGGATGAAAGAACTATTCAAAAAACTGCAAAGGAACTGAGAGAAGTTTT from Firmicutes bacterium HGW-Firmicutes-1 includes the following:
- a CDS encoding molecular chaperone HscC — translated: MVTIGIDLGTTNSLVSYWSEKGPVIIPNVLGSNLTPSVVSINDQNEILVGEVAQQRLITHPNLTASTFKRYMGTKKRYQLGKYTFSPEELTSFLLSVLKADAEAYLSQEVHNAVISIPAYFNDSQRRATKQAAELAGLKVERLISEPTAAAICYGLHQQASETKFMIFDLGGGTFDVSILELFEGVMEVRSISGDSFLGGEDFTNLLISDFAEVNQINLQTLDSKTKAALYKQAELCKRQLSEKICAIINLTIKEKHFEYVINRSDFDKLATNLMLRMRQPMNRALNDSSLVPEELNAVILIGGATRMPIIKSIITKMFHRLPYSNINPDEAVALGAAIQIALKERNEALNEIILTDVCPFTLGTSVAKQVGNGKMIGGCFFPIIERNTIIPVSRVERLTTCHDYQDIIVIDIFQGENHNVDENVKLGKLQISVPAAPAGMESVDVRYTYDINGILEVELTTISTGEVKRIVIENSPGNMSKKEIDAILRNLKGLKINPRDKTENRLLIAKGERLFEETLGDRRRYIGELLAKFEYTLSLQDERTIQKTAKELREVFGQIEGSGDY